In Rhododendron vialii isolate Sample 1 chromosome 9a, ASM3025357v1, the following are encoded in one genomic region:
- the LOC131299701 gene encoding uncharacterized protein LOC131299701, giving the protein MRKLPNKTLRQYAELYWQLFNEIPGIDEYWAARTFKNGLETGSKILDELAIRPPHGMGELMRVVERFCALEEFYVDRAAPGIPSLTASFTSAATQQPAPAITQHLEPKKQWPQGKLGMDNGQADQNPRKKCSYHNELGHYTMACAPYKVLLERLVAQDHLDQYIDRSKTPARQTNPNPNEQCPLIHVIHGPMSKDLESTLQADLSRASTSRQVLAVGPGSKRPRTEELPKWMITFTERDLERVQTPHSDALFVTVQIGVHDVKRILVDQGSSAEVMYYDLFKKLDLPESALQPTDVPLIGFNGAPV; this is encoded by the exons atgaggaagctcccaaacAAAACACTCAGACAATACGCCGAGCTTTATTGGCAGCTGTTCAATGAAATTCCAGGAATCGATGAATACTGGGCTGCGCGCACTTTCAAAAACGGTCTGGAAACCGGTAGTAAGATCCTAGACGAGCTCGCCATCCGCCCACCACATGGCATGGGAGAATTGATGCGCGTCGTGGAGAGATTCTGTGCTCTTGAAGAGTTTTATGTGGACCGTGCGGCCCCGGGAATCCCGAGCTTGACAGCATCCTTCACCTCGGCCGCAACCCAACAGCCGGCACCAGCAATCACCCAGCACCTGGAACCCAAGAAACAG tggccgcAAGGCAAGCTCGGCATGGACAACGGCCAAGCGGATCAGAACCCAAGAAAGAAGTGCTCatatcacaatgagctcggccactacacaatGGCATGTGCTCCCTACAAGGTTCTGTTGGAACGGTTGGTGGCTCAAGACCATCTCGATCAATACATTGACCGATCAAAAACACCCGCCCGgcagacaaatcccaaccccaacgaaCAGTGCCCACTGATACACGTTATCCACGGCCCCATGTCAAAGGACCTTGAATCAACTCTTCAGGCCGACCTTAGTCGCGCGTCAACTTCCAGGCAGGTACTCGCagtaggacctggatccaaacgtccacgaACAGAAGAGTTACCCAAATGGATGATTACTTTTACCGAGCGCGATCTTGAacgtgtgcaaacaccacactccgacgcCCTCTTCGTAACTGTCCAAATTGGAGTACATGATGTCAAACGCATTCTtgtcgatcaaggaagttcagcagaggtcatgtactacgACCTTTTCAAAAAGTTGGATCTACCTgagtcagccctacaacctaccgacgtacccctcatcggcttcaacggcGCACCCGTCT